The genomic window AAGCGGCTTGATGCTCTCGTCCTGTTGCTGCTTTTGCTGACCCTCGCCGGTTGCAAAGCTGATCTGTATACCAAAGTTCAGGAGCGTGAAGCGAACGAGATGCTTGGGCTGCTCCTGAGCAAGGGCGTCGATGCCATCCGTGTCGTCGGTAAGGATGGGACCAGCACGATTCAAGTGGAGGAAAGGCAGCTCGCCTACTCAATCGAGCTGCTGAATGACCATGGCTTGCCGCGCCAATCCTTCAAGAGCCTTGGTGAGGTGTTCAAGGGGGCGGGCCTCGTTGCCTCTCCGGTTGAGGAGCGAGCCCGCTACGTCTATGCTCTCAGTGAAGAATTGTCGCGCACGATCAACGATATCGATGGGGTTCTCTCCGCCCGTGTTCATGTCGTTCTGCCGAAGAATGATCTTTTGCGACAGGATGCAACCCCGTCCTCGGCGTCGGTTTTCATTCGGCACGCCTCCAACGCGAAGCTCTCAGCCTTGCTGCCGCAGATCAAGATGCTCGTCGCCAACAGCATCGAAGGTCTATCGTACGACAAGGTGGCGGTCGTGTTCGTGCCGGTTGAGCGAGCTCAGCATGAGGTCTCCGTTGTGCCAGCGGCAGCTTCCGCCGAACCAACCAAATTCATCGCAACTCACATTGCGATCGGTGCAGGAGGTGCGCTCGCCGCGTTGGGCATTCTATCTTACGTGCTGCTGAGCACACGTGGGCGACAGCTTCGTCAATCCTGGCGCAAAGTGACAAATCTCGGCAGAGGTGCCAGCAAGCCAGCGGTCCAGTCCGCCGGCAAAAAACTGTCCTCCGATCCGAAATAGGCGGCAAGCAGGTCCGTATCGATGGCATCCACTGACCCAAATCATTCATCGCATTCCGATCGCCTGCGCGAGCTTGCCGCTTTGATTCATCCCGGCCGGTTCGCCGGCCATCTTGATGGGCTCCTGTCGGCCGCCACAGTGCTGCAGCTGCAGAAGACTCCGAGACTGCAGCAAAGACTGGTCGAATTGCTGCTGGGCAGTGAGCTGGTCTCGAACGGAACCGACTGGGGTAGGGATGTT from Bradyrhizobium zhanjiangense includes these protein-coding regions:
- the sctJ gene encoding type III secretion system inner membrane ring lipoprotein SctJ, which gives rise to MTKDKIGNGRPARKRLDALVLLLLLLTLAGCKADLYTKVQEREANEMLGLLLSKGVDAIRVVGKDGTSTIQVEERQLAYSIELLNDHGLPRQSFKSLGEVFKGAGLVASPVEERARYVYALSEELSRTINDIDGVLSARVHVVLPKNDLLRQDATPSSASVFIRHASNAKLSALLPQIKMLVANSIEGLSYDKVAVVFVPVERAQHEVSVVPAAASAEPTKFIATHIAIGAGGALAALGILSYVLLSTRGRQLRQSWRKVTNLGRGASKPAVQSAGKKLSSDPK